A single genomic interval of Gossypium raimondii isolate GPD5lz chromosome 11, ASM2569854v1, whole genome shotgun sequence harbors:
- the LOC105804738 gene encoding kinesin-like protein KIN-14U, with protein sequence MLISSETEEITLPSTEVKECSTSSPVGSNPDSLNGLPPPPDLPDSPSLSTIFCDVNVVPEHEKSQLEQSIHKLQGEIAELRLMLRSIDEKRRETLNKIIDIKGSIRVFCRVRPFLWTDKRRTPEPILSELDRVIVTSSGSRKEFGFDKIFHQEANQDDVFVDVEPILRSALDGHNVSILAYGQTGTGKTFTMDGTTVQPGIVPRALKELFQQVSSDKSFSYTFSMSMLEVYMGNLRDLLASKPALRTNETVSRCNLNIQTDPKGSVEIEGLTQVEIPDFAKARWWYTKGRRARSTSWTNVNEASSRSHCLTRIVISRRGDTPEAKPKISKLWMVDLGGSERLLKTGATGQTLDEGRAINLSLSALGDVIAALRRKKGHVPYRNSKLTQILKDSLGVGSKVLMLVHISPCQEDLEETICSLSFAKRAKAVDSSRGLPEDLKKLREKRISELEENMREVEEECQKLANQISKAEFLLSENRKLYSTAYGVPDESAEKNPENHEEDAKTHVIETPRVTQKPIQQSIHRSLPRFMSSTVASRERQSAAEKDIVTRARTFRPRARSSTQLSGFQSLSFSDNRFGSLLRHSVKNSRFKDTNGPAIESPKCNDSSSLKTTSLSRSKVVTSSDPNLRVKLGHHRRRMSDFV encoded by the exons atgttgattAGTAGTGAAACAGAGGAAATCACGTTGCCTTCAACTGAAGTTAAAGAGTGTTCGACATCATCTCCAGTAGGATCAAATCCTGATTCCCTTAATGGATTGCCCCCACCACCAGATTTGCCTGATTCTCCATCACTGTCCACCATTTTCTGTGATGTCAATGTGGTTCCTGAGCATGAAAAGAGCCAGCTTGAGCAGTCTATACACAAATTACaag gAGAAATTGCTGAATTGAGGTTAATGCTAAGGTCAATAGATGAGAAAAGGAGGGAAACGTTGAATAAGATAATAGACATCAAAG GCAGCATTAGAGTGTTTTGTCGAGTTAGGCCTTTCCTTTGGACAGACAAGAGACGAACCCCGGAACCTATTTTGAGCGAACTTGATCGGGTTATCGTCACATCAAGTGGAAGTCGAAAAGAGTTTGGGTTCGATAAGATTTTCCATCAAGAAGCTAATCAAG ACGATGTGTTTGTTGATGTTGAACCAATCCTCAGATCTGCACTTGACGGGCACAATGTATCCATTCTTGCCTATGGTCAAACCGGTACTGGGAAGACATTTACAATG GATGGCACGACGGTCCAGCCGGGAATCGTTCCTCGAGCTTTAAAAGAGCTTTTCCAGCAAGTGTCTTCAGACAAGTCATTTTCTTATACTTTTTCAATGAGCATGTTGGAGGTTTACATGGGCAATCTGAGAGATCTACTAGCTTCAAAGCCGGCATTACGAACAAATGAGACCGTGTCAAGATG TAATCTAAATATTCAAACAGATCCAAAGGGGTCAGTAGAAATTGAGGGTCTGACACAGGTTGAAATACCAGATTTTGCAAAAGCCAGATGGTGGTACACGAAGGGTAGGCGGGCTCGATCGACATCATGGACAAACGTGAATGAGGCGTCCAGCAGGTCACACTG CTTAACAAGAATCGTCATTTCTCGACGTGGGGATACTCCGGAAGCTAAAccgaaaataagcaaattatggATGGTTGATCTTGGAGGGAGCGAACGGTTACTCAAAACCGGAGCAACTGGACAAACCCTTGATGAAGGAAGGGCTATAAATCTTTCCCTTTCTGCTTTAGGCGATGTTATTGCTGCtctaagaagaaaaaaaggccATGTGCCATACAG AAATAGCAAGTTGACACAAATCCTCAAAGATTCCCTAG GTGTTGGTTCGAAAGTTTTGATGCTCGTTCACATAAGCCCGTGTCAAGAAGATCTTGAGGAAACCATCTGTTCTTTGAGCTTTGCAAAGAGGGCAAAAGCAGTGGACTCTAGCAGAGGACTACCTGAG GACTTGAAGAAGCTAAGAGAAAAACGGATATCTGAGCTTGAAGAGAACATGAGGGAAGTTGAAGAAGAATGTCAGAAACTTGCAAATCAAATAAGTAAGGCCGAGTTCTTATTAAGTGAAAACCGAAAACTTTACTCAACTGCTTATGGGGTACCTGATGAGAGTGCGGAAAAGAATCCTGAAAACCATGAAGAAGATGCAAAAACTCATGTCATCGAAACACCTAGAGTAACTCAGAAACCAATTCAACAAAGCATTCATCGGTCTCTCCCTCGGTTCATGTCCTCTACCGTGGCTAGTCGAGAAAGGCAAAGCGCAGCCGAAAAAGATATCGTTACAAGGGCAAGAACCTTTAGACCAAGAGCCAGGAGTTCAACGCAGCTCTCAGGTTTCCAGTCCCTCAGCTTTTCAGACAACCGCTTTGGATCACTTTTGCGACACTCAGTGAAGAATTCCCGGTTCAAAGACACAAATGGTCCAGCCATAGAGAGCCCAAAGTGCAATGACTCATCCTCCTTGAAGACAACTTCCTTGTCAAGAAGCAAGGTGGTCACATCATCTGATCCAAACTTGAGAGTTAAACTTGGTCATCATAGAAGAAGGATGTCTGATTTTGTCTAA